A DNA window from Babylonia areolata isolate BAREFJ2019XMU chromosome 28, ASM4173473v1, whole genome shotgun sequence contains the following coding sequences:
- the LOC143302131 gene encoding beta-1,3-galactosyltransferase 6-like: MLPLRHSPSLERRLNRHASTVLLGGLLVTMCGVLFLALCSTPCDDTTYGLHGDDSLLMSRSKAFWARHPLAPSRELKTFLMIMVMSGPANQHQRTTIRQTWLSDSPPPDRALVKFVVGTHNLSGDVRDSLDREQFLHNDLLLLATLTESYNNLTAKLLHTLQWADFTVDYKFLLKADDDSYVRVNLILKELQLKPSERLYWGFFNGRAHVKKSGKWAEKDWFLCDRYLPYALGGGYVLSSDLVHYVSTNSRYLQQYHSEDVSLGAWLAPLKIERIHDERFDTEFVSRGCRNDYLITHKQDARAMQQLHENLHKFRELCMTEFTRRESYKYDWNALPSKCCVRSDKILQ, translated from the coding sequence ATGTTACCTCTACGCCACAGCCCCAGCTTGGAGCGGCGCCTGAACCGTCATGCCAGCACAGTGCTTCTGGGGGGACTGCTGGTGACGATGTGCGGTGTTCTCTTCCTGGCGCTGTGCAGTACGCCCTGTGATGACACCACCTATGGTCTCCATGGCGATGACTCACTGCTCATGTCTCGCAGCAAAGCCTTCTGGGCTCGCCACCCCCTGGCTCCGTCCCGAGAGCTGAAGACGTTcctgatgatcatggtgatgagtGGTCCGGCCAACCAGCACCAGAGGACCACCATTCGCCAGACCTGGCTGTCTGACTCACCCCCACCAGACCGCGCCCTGGTGAAGTTTGTCGTGGGGACTCACAACTTGTCGGGGGATGTGCGGGACAGCCTGGACCGTGAGCAGTTTCTTCACAACGACCTCCTGCTGCTGGCCACACTGACAGAGTCCTACAACAACCTGACTGCCAAGCTGCTGCACACGCTGCAGTGGGCAGACTTCACTGTGGACTACAAGTTCCTGCTTAAAGCGGACGATGACAGCTACGTTCGTGTCAACCTCATTTTAAAAGAGCTGCAGCTCAAGCCTTCTGAGCGACTCTACTGGGGTTTCTTTAATGGCCGTGCTCACGTCAAGAAGTCAGGGAAGTGGGCAGAAAAGGACTGGTTCCTGTGTGACCGGTACTTGCCGTACGCTCTAGGGGGAGGCTATGTGTTGTCCAGCGACCTGGTGCATTATGTGTCCACCAACAGCAGATACCTGCAGCAGTACCACAGCGAGGACGTGTCTCTGGGGGCGTGGCTGGCTCCTCTGAAGATTGAGCGAATTCATGACGAACGCTTTGACACAGAGTTTGTTTCACGGGGTTGCCGTAATGACTACCTGATCACGCACAAACAAGATGCAAGGGCCATGCAGCAGCTGCATGAAAACCTTCACAAGTTCAGAGAACTCTGTATGACAGAGTTCACCAGGAGGGAGTCCTACAAGTATGACTGGAATGCTCTCCCCTCAAAATGCTGTGTGCGCAGTGACAAGATTCTGCAATGA